A section of the Penaeus monodon isolate SGIC_2016 unplaced genomic scaffold, NSTDA_Pmon_1 PmonScaffold_11028, whole genome shotgun sequence genome encodes:
- the LOC119568832 gene encoding glycine-rich protein 23-like: protein MAGPLVRKGAVLLGVVCGAVADVSYASRGGSFGGGAVGGAISGGPGGFVGGGNLIGGGGLGVGGGSFIGGGGGHGGFGGGRVDAGHLVGHGVFPSGGAGGFIGGGSAVGGSFGGPSVGGSFGGPSVGGSFGGPVVGISSGRVSGRYGR from the exons atggCAGGTCCTCTGGTAC GTAAAGGCGCTGTACTGCTGGGAGTGGTGTGTGGAGCTGTGGCTGATGTAAGCTATGCTTCCCGCGGTGGAAGCTTTGGAGGTGGAGCTGTTGGAGGCGCCATCTCCGGAGGACCAGGAGGTTTCGTTGGAGGAGGCAACTTAatcggaggaggaggattaggtgtTGGAGGAGGTAGCTTcatcggaggaggcggaggccatGGCGGCTTCGGCGGAGGCAGAGTTGACGCAGGTCACCTCGTTGGACACGGTGTATTCCCTTCAGGCGGCGCTGGAGGTTTTATTGGAGGTGGCAGCGCAGTAGGAGGCTCTTTCGGAGGCCCCAGTGTGGGTGGTTCCTTCGGAGGCCCCAGTGTGGGTGGTTCTTTCGGAGGCCCTGTTGTCGGAATATCTTCCGGACGCGTTAGTGGCAGATACGGCCGATAA